The DNA sequence GTCAGACTTCTGATGTATTTTACGTCCCCTTTAACTACTATTACTTCTAAACAGTATTTTTCTGTCATATGGACGTGCATAACTGCGTTAATGTATTCTCGGAAGTCGTGCTGGATGTCGGTAAGGTCTTCCATGACTCCAGTGTAGTGGTGGTCGTATATTACAGCAATAATTCCTATACGATCACCTTCCATTTCTTTCATCCATTGGTAACGGACAATATAATCTTTAAGTGCGTCTCTAATACCTTTAGACCTTGATTGGTATCCCCTGTCTTTTAATACTTCGTCGAATTCATTTAACAGTTTTTTTGGCAGTGACATGCTTATTCTCATCAAGTTATTCCCTCCATTTGTTCTTTAATATATTATTACAGTTTTATAGTATTTAAATGTTGCAGATAAAATTGAATATTGTTAATGAACAACAATTTTTAAACATAAAATATTAACAATTTTTGAATTAATATAAAAATCTTGATATATAAACCTTGGTATGATCTTTTTTAAGAGTTCTTATGGCGTTTTTATTAGTTTTAAAACATTTTTAGAAGTTTTTGAAAACTATTATAATCATTTATAAAATATTGATAAAAAACCGCCATTCATATCGTTTGCTTGAAAATTAAAAATATGTTTAAAACTAAAATTATACTTATGATGTGATTACATAAATAACAACAATGTACTTTAATTATGATCTTATTAAGGTGAAAAGATGAGAGTTAAAGAGGCCATGAACAATAATGTTATAACCATTACTTCAAATACTCGCCCAGCAGACGCCTTTCAAAAGATGTACAAAGAGGGAGTCAGAAGGCTTTTTGTAATGGACGAGGGGGGAGAACCTTTAGGTGTTGTTTCCTATTCGGATCTCATAGGAGTTCTTGGAACCATTAAACCGTCTGCAAAAGATGCAGTTTCCCTCCAAATAACTGACATAATGTCCAAAGAAGTAATGACTATCTCTGCTGATGATAGGATTGAAGATGCTGCTAATCTTATGTTAAGGGCCGATATTTCTGGTTTATTAGTTTTAGCAGATGATAAACCAGTTGGGGTTATCACAAAGACTGATATATGTCGAATGGTCGCAGCGGAACTATTGGTGCCTGTTTAAAACCTAAACAAGATTAGTTATCCTAAATAGATTATTTTTTTCAACTTTTATAATGACCTAAACCGAATAAAAAGTATTGTTTAGTATTTTTTAACATGTTATTTTTAAGATAAGTAATCTGCACTACTTAATTCCATGTAAAAATAAATATGATGTAGAATTATGCGGCTGCCGGGATTTGAACCCGGGTCGTAGGCTTGGAAGGCCCAAGTCCTAACCAGACTAGACTACAGCCGCGATGCGGCGTCCGGGATTTGAACCCGGGTCACTGACGTGGCAGGCCAGAGTCTTAACCAGGCTGGACTAACGCCGCATACCGTGATTTTTCTGTTCATCTTATTTATATTTTTAGGTTTGATGATTGAAATTAGTTCATTTAAAAAGAGCATTTAAAAAGAAAGGACTTATGGAACTTTTCTCCCACAAACTTTATATTATAGATATTATCAATCAATAAAAATTATGTAAAAAATGCCAAAATATTGGTTATCATTGCTTTAAATTTTATTAAAATGAATGAAAAATAGTTTTATCAAAAATTTGTACTGGTGTGGAAATGCATGTTGTAATAATGGGTGCTGGAAGAGTCGGTTTAACACTGGCTAATTATTTGGTGGTGTCTGGAAATGACGTAACTCTCATCGAGTGCAGCAAAGGGCTATGCGGCACTGCAGCAGCAGATTTAGATGCTTTGGTCATTTGTGGAAATGGTACTGATGTTAAAACCCTAGAAGAGGCTAACATCTCGGATGCTGATGTTTTTGTTGCTGCAACTGGTTGTGATGAGGCTAATTTGCTTTCATGCATCTTGGTAAAGGAATATGATGTGCCTAAGATCATTGCTAGACTTAGCAACCCTGATCATGAAGAAGCTTTTAAAAAAGTTGGGATTCATGATGTTATCAGCCCAGAACTTACAGCTGCCGGGTACCTTGAAAAACTTATAAACAGGCCTAAAATAGCTGATTTAATGGTGGTAGGCAAGGGAAATGCAGAGCTTTTGGATATAACCATCCAGAATTCAAGAGTTGTTGGGAAGTGTGTTGGTGATCTAAGTCCTACTGATGACTACATCATAGCAGCGATATATCAAAACGGTGAAATGCACATCCCCCATGATAATTGGGTTTTGGAAAAAAATGAAAAGATATCAGTTCTGGTTAAAACCAGCGCAGTTAAGAAAGTAACCTCTGTTTTTATTTGATGAACATTTTTAAACAAAAATTCAGTTTAATAAAATCATAATAACCTTAAGTAGAGTTCTCTACTATTTCATTCCAATATTTCCTATTCCAATATTTCCTAAGAAAAAGAGGAATATGCATTATATTGTATATTCTTAGATATCAAAATGAATAACTTCTTCTAGAAGCTGCATATCAAGATTATTTTCCACCAAGTCTGATAATCGTTGAATAGAAAACTTTTTTAACTCTGCAAATTCATCATGGTCATATCCTAATGTTTCAAGACCAGAAGCCTTCCTTAAATAATCAGTGAATGCTCTGCGGAAAACAAAATTATGAAAAATTCCATGGAAATAAGTACCTACAGTTAAACCTTCCTGAGCACCGTCAAAACCTGATTCAGGATAGTTCCCACAACCTTTCATAACTTTCAGAAATGGTTTTGATTTTCCCAATTGGGAAACGCCTTCGTGTAGTTCATAACCCTCCACTAATTCACCTTTAATGTCTTTAAATATTCCATTCCCAATAAGAGTGCCCTGACTCTGGTTAATGACCTTGTCAAATTCTCCAAAGCTGGTTTTCATATCCAAAATTCCCATGCCATCTATACTACCAATATTTGATTCTTTAAGGGATTTGTCAATGATCTTTTTTCCAAGCATTTGATACCCCCCACAAATTCCAATAACTGGTATTTCCTTGGCAAGTTCTTGTATTTCTTCATTAAAACCAACTTTTTCTAGGGCTGCCATGTCACTAATGCTGTTGCGAGTTCCAGGGATTATAAGCGCATCTATATTTCCAATTTCATCCCCGATTTCAATTAGTTTCACACCCACATTTTTTTCAAATTCCAAGGGGTCAATATCTGTGAAATTGGAAATACGTGGCAGCCTCATCACTCCCACCTCAATTTCACCCTTCCCACGATATTTACGTTCGGAAAGTGAAGCTGAATCTTCTTCAGGAAGTTTCAGACCAGGGTCATATGGCAAAACACCTAACACTGGCACCCCAATGATTTCTTCAATCTGTCGGATTCCAGGCATTAAAATATCAAGATTTCCCCGGAATTTGTTTATAATAACACCTTTAATTCTTTGCCTGTCTATTGATGGTAATAACTGAAAAGTGCCTGCAATTGAGGCAAATACTCCACCTTTGTCAATGTCAGCCACTAAAAGCACGTCAGCATCAGCCAAACGTGCGATCTGCATGTTGGCTAGATCCACGTCTAACATGTTTATTTCAGCAGGTGATCCGGCTCCTTCCATTACTATAATGTCATAATCTTTTTTTAGAGAGTCTAAAGATTTTTTTATGGCATTAAGCGCATTTTTCCGGAACTTATGTTGATAATCATAAAAATTCATATCCCCCTCAGGTTTCCCATGTACTATGACTTGTGAAGTGAAGTCTTCTTTAGGTTTGAGGAGAACAGGATTCATATGATGATGGGGTTCAACCCCAGCAGCTTCAGCTTGAAGCACTTGTGCTATGGCGATTTCCCTGTTTTCTTTGGTGGTGAACGAGTTGAGAGACATGTTTTGAGATTTAAAGGGAGCAACTCTAAATCCTCTTTGGGAGAATATCCTGCACAGAGCAGCTACTAATACACTTTTCCCGGCATTGGAAGCAGTTCCCTGGATCATGATACATTTTGTTTTCTCGGAAGGCACCATTTTATTCACATTTTTTTCATATTATTTTTCCTAGAGAGTAAACCATATGGAATTCATCCACAATATTAAACTAAGTTTATTTATATAGGAATTGTACAGCTAGTAATAAACATTTATTAATTAAAAACTATTGTTGATAACAAATATGTCAACACTACTCCTCACATTATTGATTTAGTAATTAATAAATTTGAGAAGCAAATGTTCATATACATGTTTTACCATAGTTATTAGAGTATATCCTATTATAAAAACCCGTTGATTTTTAATAAATCTAAAATTATGGAGGTTAAAAAAGCCTATGGCAAATAATAACCCAAATTCTGAGGTTTCCCCTAGTGAAACACCTAAAATTCACAGTTACAAAACTTCAGGAGATATTGAAGTTCCAGAAAAAATAATTGATCAGATAATTGGTCAAAAAGAAGCAGTGGAAACTGTTAAAAAAGCAGCTAAACAACGCCGTAACGTTCTTTTAATTGGAGAACCTGGTGTTGGAAAATCAATGCTGGCTAAGGGAATGGCTGAATTACTTCCCCCAGAGGAACTCCAAGACATATTAGTGTATCCCAATATGGAAGACAATCACAATCCCCTTATTGGAGTGATGCCTGCTGGAGAAGGGAAAAATGTAGTAACTAATTACAAAATTAAGGCTAAAGGGCAAGAAGAACGTAAAAACATGTTCATGATTGCCATAATCATCTTGATACTGATAATTGGTTTTATGATGAAACAATACTTGGCAGCTATCATTGCAGCAGGAATAGTCTTACTGGTTCTAATGCAAATGAAACCCCGCAGCACGGTAATGGTTCCGAAACTTCTGATTAATAATGACCGGAAGAATATGGCCCCATTTATCGATGCAACCGGTGCTCATGCTGGGGCTCTGTTAGGAGATGTGAGGCACGACCCTTACCAGTCGGGTGGGCTAGGAACTCCAGCACACGAACGAGTGGAACCAGGTATGATACACCGAGCCAACAAGGGAGTCCTTTATATTGACGAAGTTGGGTCTTTGAAGATGAAAACCCAACAAGAACTTTTAACAGCCATGCAAGAGAAGAAATACCAGATAACTGGTCAAAGTGAAACCAGTAGTGGAGCTATGGTTCGTTCTCAGGAAGTTCCTTGTGATTTTGTCTTAGTAGCTTCCGGAAACTTACACGTCCTTGAGGGAATGCACATTGCACTTCGAAGTAGGATTAGAGGTTATGGTTATGAAGTTTACATGAAAGACACCATGAAAGACACTCCCGAAAACAGGGACAAATTGGTACAATTTGTGGCTCAAGAAGTTAAAAAAGACGGCCGCATTCCTCACTTCAGCCGAAAAGCCGTTGGTGAGATCATTCACGAAGCTCAGCGCAGAGCTGGTAAAAAAGAGTCACTTACCCTTAAATTAAGGGACCTCGGTGGTTTGGTAAGAGCAGCTGGTGACATAGCAAAAGGCGAAAAAGCTGATGAAGTTACAGTTGAACATGTCTTAAGTGCTAAAAAACTCGCCAGAACCCTA is a window from the Methanobacterium sp. genome containing:
- the nikR gene encoding nickel-responsive transcriptional regulator NikR; protein product: MMRISMSLPKKLLNEFDEVLKDRGYQSRSKGIRDALKDYIVRYQWMKEMEGDRIGIIAVIYDHHYTGVMEDLTDIQHDFREYINAVMHVHMTEKYCLEVIVVKGDVKYIRSLTEKIMRLKGVEHVKLTSTASSQTEMK
- a CDS encoding CBS domain-containing protein, which codes for MRVKEAMNNNVITITSNTRPADAFQKMYKEGVRRLFVMDEGGEPLGVVSYSDLIGVLGTIKPSAKDAVSLQITDIMSKEVMTISADDRIEDAANLMLRADISGLLVLADDKPVGVITKTDICRMVAAELLVPV
- a CDS encoding TrkA family potassium uptake protein, which encodes MHVVIMGAGRVGLTLANYLVVSGNDVTLIECSKGLCGTAAADLDALVICGNGTDVKTLEEANISDADVFVAATGCDEANLLSCILVKEYDVPKIIARLSNPDHEEAFKKVGIHDVISPELTAAGYLEKLINRPKIADLMVVGKGNAELLDITIQNSRVVGKCVGDLSPTDDYIIAAIYQNGEMHIPHDNWVLEKNEKISVLVKTSAVKKVTSVFI
- the cobQ gene encoding cobyric acid synthase CobQ, with amino-acid sequence MVPSEKTKCIMIQGTASNAGKSVLVAALCRIFSQRGFRVAPFKSQNMSLNSFTTKENREIAIAQVLQAEAAGVEPHHHMNPVLLKPKEDFTSQVIVHGKPEGDMNFYDYQHKFRKNALNAIKKSLDSLKKDYDIIVMEGAGSPAEINMLDVDLANMQIARLADADVLLVADIDKGGVFASIAGTFQLLPSIDRQRIKGVIINKFRGNLDILMPGIRQIEEIIGVPVLGVLPYDPGLKLPEEDSASLSERKYRGKGEIEVGVMRLPRISNFTDIDPLEFEKNVGVKLIEIGDEIGNIDALIIPGTRNSISDMAALEKVGFNEEIQELAKEIPVIGICGGYQMLGKKIIDKSLKESNIGSIDGMGILDMKTSFGEFDKVINQSQGTLIGNGIFKDIKGELVEGYELHEGVSQLGKSKPFLKVMKGCGNYPESGFDGAQEGLTVGTYFHGIFHNFVFRRAFTDYLRKASGLETLGYDHDEFAELKKFSIQRLSDLVENNLDMQLLEEVIHFDI
- the lonB gene encoding ATP-dependent protease LonB, which gives rise to MANNNPNSEVSPSETPKIHSYKTSGDIEVPEKIIDQIIGQKEAVETVKKAAKQRRNVLLIGEPGVGKSMLAKGMAELLPPEELQDILVYPNMEDNHNPLIGVMPAGEGKNVVTNYKIKAKGQEERKNMFMIAIIILILIIGFMMKQYLAAIIAAGIVLLVLMQMKPRSTVMVPKLLINNDRKNMAPFIDATGAHAGALLGDVRHDPYQSGGLGTPAHERVEPGMIHRANKGVLYIDEVGSLKMKTQQELLTAMQEKKYQITGQSETSSGAMVRSQEVPCDFVLVASGNLHVLEGMHIALRSRIRGYGYEVYMKDTMKDTPENRDKLVQFVAQEVKKDGRIPHFSRKAVGEIIHEAQRRAGKKESLTLKLRDLGGLVRAAGDIAKGEKADEVTVEHVLSAKKLARTLEQQIADRYIVQKKRYRVFKSEGGEVGKVNGLAIIGDRSGIIMPIAAEAAPAQSKDEGKIIATGKLGEIAKEAVQNVSALIKKHTGTDISNYDIHIQFMQSYEGVEGDSASVSVATAVVSALENIPVDQSVALTGSLSIRGDVLPVGGVTGKIEAAAESGLRKVLIPKSNMDDVLIEDHYRKMIEIVPVETLSDVLEHALVGKGKKSLLDKMQKITDIVPKGILQKPATH